A genomic segment from Corylus avellana chromosome ca5, CavTom2PMs-1.0 encodes:
- the LOC132182664 gene encoding agamous-like MADS-box protein MADS3 — protein MGRGRVVLERIENKINRQVTFSKRRNGLLKKAFELSVLCEAEVALIIFSNRGKLSEFGSTDVSKILERYRQCCYSLDRDNNVADDQGSAQVSYGEVSRVRAKYESLQRLERNLHGEDLEQLSLKELQHLEKKLDKALLQARNRKTRVMLERLEELRKEEHQLGEINVQLKSKLEEKRQLVEDIEGPANPTTVARGKRLNVRTSPPNHAEVPEPNLQMGYHQLSVPQEAAMEAMPLAGGSGRNEAWLL, from the exons atgggGAGGGGAAGAGTTGTGTTGGAGAGGATAGAGAACAAGATCAACCGCCAAGTTACCTTCTCAAAGCGCAGGAATGGTTTGCTCAAGAAAGCCTTCGAGCTTTCTGTGCTGTGTGAAGCTGAAGTTGCCCTTATCATCTTCTCCAATCGTGGCAAGCTCTCCGAGTTCGGCAGCACCGa TGTGAGCAAAATCCTTGAGAGGTATCGCCAATGTTGTTACTCACTAGATCGAGACAACAACGTTGCTGATGATCAGGGATCAGCACAg GTCTCATATGGGGAGGTCTCAAGGGTACGGGCCAAGTATGAATCTCTTCAGCGTTTAGAAAG gaaTCTGCATGGAGAAGATCTTGAACAACTTAGTCTGAAAGAATTGCAACATCTTGAGAAAAAGCTGGACAAAGCTCTCTTACAAGCTAGAAATCGGAAG ACACGGGTGATGTTAGAACGATTAGAAGAACTCCGCAAAGAG GAGCACCAACTAGGAGAAATAAACGTACAGCTCAAGTCTAAG CTTGAGGAAAAACGTCAACTTGTTGAAGATATTGAAGGTCCAGCAAACCCTACCACAGTAGCGCGAGGCAAACGTCTTAATGTGCGCACTTCACCCCCCAATCACGCAGAGGTACCGGAACCCAACTTACAGATGGG GTACCATCAATTATCTGTTCCCCAAGAAGCAGCAATGGAAGCAATGCCATTAGCAGGTGGGAGTGGGCGCAACGAGGCATGGCTTCTTTGA